From one Macellibacteroides fermentans genomic stretch:
- a CDS encoding LytR/AlgR family response regulator transcription factor codes for MIKTIIVDDEITSRETIKYLIAEYFSHIEISAEAESVDEAVNVITRYKPDLVFMDIEIKGGTGIQVLKQLNNHDFKLIFITAFNDFAIKAIKFSAIDYILKPINEFEFQSGVERAIAAINKQNNRASTDSLVVNIESLKDKKLALRTSQEIHLVNFNDIVHCESDNAYTTFYLNTGEKIMVSKGIGEYAELLSEYGFIRPHQSHLVNIEYIKKLDKSEGGYIVLKDKTQIPISGRRRQQLIDILNRM; via the coding sequence ATGATAAAAACTATTATTGTAGACGATGAAATCACTTCAAGAGAAACAATCAAATATCTGATTGCCGAATACTTTTCTCATATAGAAATATCGGCTGAAGCAGAGAGCGTGGATGAAGCCGTAAACGTCATTACCAGGTATAAACCGGATTTGGTATTTATGGATATTGAGATTAAAGGAGGAACCGGCATCCAGGTTCTGAAACAATTAAACAACCACGACTTTAAACTGATATTCATTACGGCATTTAACGATTTTGCCATTAAAGCCATAAAATTCAGTGCGATAGACTATATCTTAAAGCCAATTAATGAATTTGAATTTCAGTCGGGAGTCGAACGTGCCATTGCAGCAATTAATAAACAGAATAATAGGGCATCAACCGACTCTCTCGTTGTAAATATAGAATCACTAAAAGATAAAAAACTTGCATTACGTACATCGCAGGAAATTCATCTTGTCAACTTTAATGACATAGTACATTGTGAATCCGACAATGCCTATACTACTTTTTACCTTAACACCGGCGAAAAGATAATGGTGTCTAAGGGCATCGGCGAATATGCCGAGCTACTATCCGAATATGGATTTATCAGGCCTCATCAATCTCATTTAGTTAATATAGAATACATTAAGAAATTAGATAAAAGCGAAGGGGGATATATTGTATTAAAAGATAAGACTCAGATACCTATATCCGGCCGACGAAGACAACAACTGATAGATATCCTGAACAGGATGTAA
- a CDS encoding EFR1 family ferrodoxin (N-terminal region resembles flavodoxins. C-terminal ferrodoxin region binds two 4Fe-4S clusters.), protein MIFYFSGTGNSKWIAREISVVQHERLISIADEMTNPDAAFQYRLTDNEMIGFVFPVYSWAPPAIVMDFIDKIRFENFRNPYMFFVCTCGDEVGLTVDIIKKAAGKRGWSFNAGFSVIMPNNYVCLPGFDTDPKELEEKKLSEAVPAVGHINALLTARESDVFEYRKGSWPCFKSRIINPLFNKYQVTAKPFFATDSCISCGLCEKACPVHNIRVVDKPVWGEFCTSCLACYHVCPQQAVQYGKATRNKHQYFNQHH, encoded by the coding sequence ATGATATTTTATTTCTCTGGCACAGGTAATTCGAAATGGATAGCTCGCGAAATTTCTGTAGTTCAGCATGAGAGGTTGATTTCAATTGCAGATGAAATGACCAATCCGGATGCTGCTTTTCAATATAGGCTGACCGACAATGAAATGATTGGTTTTGTGTTTCCGGTATATTCGTGGGCTCCGCCTGCGATTGTGATGGATTTTATTGATAAGATCCGTTTCGAAAACTTCCGGAATCCATATATGTTTTTTGTTTGCACTTGTGGTGATGAGGTGGGACTTACCGTCGATATTATTAAAAAGGCGGCCGGTAAAAGAGGTTGGAGCTTTAATGCAGGTTTTTCGGTTATAATGCCCAATAATTATGTGTGTCTGCCCGGGTTTGATACTGATCCGAAAGAGCTTGAAGAAAAAAAACTTTCGGAAGCGGTGCCGGCTGTAGGCCATATCAATGCACTTCTTACTGCCAGAGAATCGGATGTATTTGAATATAGGAAAGGTAGTTGGCCTTGCTTTAAGAGCCGGATTATTAATCCACTATTTAATAAATACCAGGTTACCGCCAAGCCTTTTTTTGCAACGGATAGCTGTATATCCTGTGGATTGTGCGAAAAGGCTTGTCCGGTTCATAATATAAGAGTAGTTGATAAACCTGTTTGGGGCGAATTCTGTACTTCTTGTCTGGCTTGTTATCATGTTTGTCCCCAACAGGCAGTACAATATGGAAAGGCAACCCGAAACAAACATCAGTATTTTAATCAGCATCATTAA
- a CDS encoding IS4 family transposase: MNIGKTVFAQLMSFLPTYEFNKCVEKYKGNHRVRNFTCKEHFYVMGFAQLTYRESLRDIESCLTAFSNKLYHSGIKQPVPKSTLAEANESRDWRIYADYAQVLIKEARHLYEKDNEFKLDVKNMVYALDSSTIDLCLSLFPWAKFRKNKGAVKMHTLLDLRGSIPTFVHLTDGLCHDVNVMEHIVVEPGAIYVMDKGYVDFFRFYTIIHEQRAFFVTRAKDNMAARRVYSRKVDKTTGLKYDQSIKLTGFYIKKDYPDYLRRIKYQDAETGKIYVFLTNNLELPAFTIAQLYKERWKIELFFKWIKQHLRIKAFYGTSRNAVYTQIWIAICMYLLVSIVKKKMKLEPPLYTLLQIFSLTLFEKMPINELFINTNYNLTSPNSSNQLNIW; the protein is encoded by the coding sequence ATGAATATAGGGAAAACCGTTTTCGCGCAACTGATGTCATTTTTACCGACTTATGAATTCAACAAGTGTGTTGAAAAGTACAAGGGTAACCATCGCGTAAGGAACTTTACCTGTAAGGAACACTTTTATGTGATGGGTTTTGCTCAACTTACCTATAGGGAAAGTTTACGTGACATCGAATCTTGCTTGACAGCGTTTTCCAATAAATTATATCATTCAGGCATAAAGCAGCCGGTTCCTAAATCCACATTGGCAGAGGCCAACGAAAGTCGGGATTGGCGAATTTATGCAGACTACGCACAAGTTCTGATCAAGGAGGCTCGACACCTTTATGAAAAGGATAACGAGTTCAAGCTTGATGTCAAAAACATGGTGTACGCCTTGGACAGCAGCACCATCGACTTGTGCTTAAGTCTTTTTCCATGGGCGAAGTTTCGCAAAAACAAAGGTGCTGTTAAAATGCACACGTTGCTGGACTTGCGGGGCTCCATACCCACATTTGTACATTTGACGGATGGTTTATGCCACGACGTCAATGTAATGGAACATATCGTAGTCGAGCCTGGTGCCATTTATGTAATGGACAAAGGTTATGTCGATTTCTTTCGGTTCTACACTATCATCCACGAACAACGCGCGTTCTTCGTGACTAGGGCCAAGGATAACATGGCTGCCAGAAGAGTGTATAGTCGAAAGGTGGACAAGACCACCGGACTCAAATACGATCAATCTATAAAACTGACAGGCTTTTACATCAAGAAAGATTATCCAGACTATTTGAGGAGGATAAAATATCAAGATGCCGAAACCGGCAAGATTTATGTTTTCTTGACGAATAACTTAGAGTTACCAGCCTTTACAATTGCTCAGTTATACAAAGAACGATGGAAGATTGAACTGTTTTTCAAATGGATAAAACAGCATCTTCGGATAAAAGCTTTTTATGGCACCAGCAGAAACGCAGTGTACACCCAAATATGGATAGCAATCTGTATGTATCTGCTTGTCTCAATAGTCAAAAAGAAAATGAAATTAGAGCCGCCGCTCTACACTTTATTGCAGATTTTCAGCTTGACTTTGTTTGAGAAAATGCCTATAAATGAGCTATTTATAAATACAAATTACAATTTAACCAGTCCGAATAGTTCTAACCAGTTGAATATCTGGTAG
- a CDS encoding alpha/beta hydrolase family protein, translating to MKYFKTVLLGLCLGTALFSQAQVPTKPLAWEDVIGWKRITAQTISDNGKWVACQMEPWRGDASVTLYNDLGAEKASFASAEGASFSASSNFMLVTLKPSVAVVDSLKLKKTKEDKMPMNKLVIYHLVSDKKEVIDSVRTFKLSESADWIAYQRGSKADSALYVRSLDGSKMDSLPAVTDFGFAKKSNVLYFVKSESDKNDKEALVSLHTFVPEKGKSLLFEGKGVLKKMAFDENGSKLAFLYCAHKDSTFKGYSLYVSEKMEKARLIADKKNNAFPAGWVLSENESLQFSRNSSRLFFGTSPEPKQKDTTVLAENRPNVHIWNWDEDTQYTQQDYDRAKDLKKTYTAVYNFASKQVFQLATADIPDLKLADEGNASWALLYSTKAYDTERMWTGDSRVDMYRVNLETGVRDVIKSAVNATMQLSPKGTFAYWYNAPDSSWYTYDMAARKEYKLTTPENFTAWDEDNDVPDYPAAHGVAGWTTDDKQVLIYDRYDIWQFDPRATKEPVNLTVNGRKEMITYRLVKLDKEERDISLNKRQILIGFNEKSKGYGYYRAQFSKAAVPSMLMAGNYMLKSPLKAKKSDAVLYTVETFQQYPDLHLSDLDFAKGIKLTNGVAQQEGFNWGTAELVHWISLDGRPLEGVVYKPADFDPAKKYPMIVNFYERNAETLYGYRMPEPHRSTIDYHYYTSNGYLVFNPDVRYKDGYPGESCYNSIMPGISALIAQGYVDEKAIGAQGHSWGGYQVAYLATRTNLFAAIESGAPVVNMFSAYGGIRWGTGLNRSFQYEHGQSRIGGTPWQKPLNYMENSPLFTMDKVQTPILIMHNDNDGHVPWYQGIEYFVALKRLQKPAWLLNYTGEVHWPMRMANRIDFQKRMFQFFDHYLRNQPMPDWMKEGVPAVERDFELGY from the coding sequence ATGAAATATTTTAAAACAGTTTTGCTTGGTTTATGTCTTGGTACAGCGCTGTTTTCGCAGGCACAGGTCCCGACTAAGCCTTTGGCGTGGGAAGATGTGATTGGTTGGAAGCGTATAACGGCGCAGACTATATCGGATAATGGTAAATGGGTGGCTTGCCAGATGGAGCCTTGGCGTGGTGATGCGTCCGTGACTCTCTATAATGACCTTGGGGCTGAAAAAGCTTCGTTTGCCTCGGCCGAAGGAGCCTCTTTTTCGGCTTCGTCAAACTTTATGTTGGTTACCCTGAAGCCATCTGTTGCTGTGGTGGATTCGCTGAAGTTGAAAAAGACTAAAGAGGATAAGATGCCGATGAACAAGTTGGTGATTTACCACCTGGTTTCGGATAAAAAGGAGGTGATCGATTCTGTGAGAACCTTCAAATTGTCGGAGTCTGCCGATTGGATTGCTTACCAGAGAGGTAGTAAGGCCGATTCTGCCTTGTATGTGAGGTCGCTGGACGGATCAAAAATGGATTCACTTCCGGCGGTGACAGATTTTGGTTTTGCAAAGAAGAGTAATGTTTTGTATTTCGTTAAATCGGAATCGGACAAAAATGATAAAGAAGCGCTGGTAAGTCTGCATACGTTTGTTCCTGAGAAAGGAAAGTCGTTGCTTTTTGAAGGAAAAGGGGTGCTTAAAAAAATGGCTTTCGATGAGAATGGCTCTAAGCTGGCTTTCTTGTATTGTGCTCATAAAGATTCAACGTTCAAGGGGTATTCCCTGTATGTTTCCGAAAAAATGGAGAAGGCTCGTTTGATTGCCGATAAGAAAAATAATGCTTTTCCGGCAGGATGGGTGTTGAGTGAAAATGAATCGCTTCAGTTCTCACGGAATTCTTCGCGACTGTTTTTCGGAACTTCGCCCGAACCGAAGCAGAAAGATACGACTGTGCTTGCCGAGAACCGACCGAATGTGCATATCTGGAATTGGGATGAAGACACGCAGTATACGCAACAGGATTATGATAGGGCAAAGGACTTGAAGAAAACCTATACGGCAGTGTATAACTTTGCTTCGAAACAGGTGTTCCAATTAGCTACTGCAGATATTCCGGATTTGAAGTTGGCCGATGAGGGAAATGCCTCATGGGCTTTGCTTTATTCAACCAAAGCGTATGATACAGAACGGATGTGGACAGGTGATAGCCGGGTGGATATGTATCGGGTTAATCTGGAAACCGGTGTACGTGATGTGATTAAATCAGCAGTGAATGCTACCATGCAACTTTCTCCAAAGGGCACTTTTGCCTATTGGTATAATGCTCCTGATAGTTCGTGGTATACCTATGATATGGCTGCCCGTAAGGAATACAAACTTACTACTCCTGAAAATTTTACTGCCTGGGATGAAGATAACGATGTTCCCGATTATCCGGCAGCACATGGTGTGGCGGGATGGACAACCGATGATAAGCAGGTGCTGATTTATGACAGGTATGATATCTGGCAGTTTGATCCCAGAGCAACGAAAGAGCCGGTTAATCTTACTGTGAACGGCCGTAAGGAGATGATTACTTACAGGTTAGTGAAACTGGACAAAGAGGAGAGGGATATTTCGTTAAATAAGCGACAGATTCTCATCGGATTCAATGAGAAGAGCAAAGGGTACGGATATTACCGTGCGCAGTTTTCGAAAGCCGCTGTGCCTTCCATGTTGATGGCAGGGAATTATATGTTGAAGTCGCCGTTAAAAGCTAAAAAGTCGGATGCCGTTCTTTATACTGTGGAGACTTTCCAGCAGTATCCGGACCTACATTTGTCGGATCTTGATTTTGCCAAGGGCATAAAACTGACTAACGGAGTGGCCCAACAAGAGGGTTTCAACTGGGGTACGGCCGAACTGGTTCATTGGATTTCGTTGGATGGCCGTCCGCTTGAAGGGGTCGTTTATAAACCGGCTGATTTTGATCCTGCCAAAAAATATCCGATGATTGTTAACTTTTACGAACGGAATGCCGAGACGTTGTATGGCTATCGCATGCCGGAGCCTCATCGCTCTACCATAGATTACCATTATTATACCAGTAACGGTTACCTTGTTTTTAATCCGGATGTACGGTATAAAGATGGATACCCGGGAGAAAGTTGTTATAATAGTATAATGCCGGGTATTTCTGCCTTGATTGCCCAGGGGTATGTAGACGAGAAGGCAATCGGTGCACAAGGACATAGCTGGGGTGGTTATCAGGTGGCTTATCTGGCAACCCGTACCAATTTGTTTGCAGCTATCGAGTCGGGTGCTCCGGTGGTGAATATGTTCAGTGCCTATGGTGGTATTCGATGGGGTACAGGTTTGAACCGTTCATTCCAATACGAACATGGACAAAGTAGAATAGGGGGGACACCCTGGCAGAAACCGCTTAACTATATGGAGAACTCTCCATTGTTTACGATGGATAAGGTGCAGACTCCCATTCTGATTATGCATAATGATAACGACGGTCATGTGCCCTGGTATCAAGGGATTGAGTACTTTGTGGCGCTGAAGCGTTTGCAGAAACCAGCTTGGCTGCTTAATTATACCGGCGAGGTACATTGGCCCATGCGTATGGCAAACCGGATTGATTTCCAGAAACGTATGTTCCAGTTCTTCGATCATTATTTGCGTAACCAGCCCATGCCCGATTGGATGAAAGAGGGTGTTCCTGCAGTGGAACGAGATTTTGAATTGGGATACTGA
- a CDS encoding flavin reductase family protein — MNSFKVVKTKKASMDAFDLKNKWMLVTAAKSDGSVNTMTANWGGLGIMWNKEVAYVVIRPQRFTKEFVDEATTFTLTFFAEDYKKKALTYLGKVSGRDEDKIAKAGLTICKDEEGVPYFAEAESVFFVKKLFVQPMVAESFLDKEIISQWYPEGDFHHLYIAEVCKVMIKE, encoded by the coding sequence ATGAATAGCTTTAAGGTAGTTAAGACGAAGAAGGCAAGCATGGATGCCTTCGACCTCAAGAACAAATGGATGTTGGTTACAGCCGCAAAATCCGATGGTAGTGTGAATACGATGACGGCCAATTGGGGCGGGTTGGGTATTATGTGGAACAAGGAGGTGGCGTATGTTGTAATTCGTCCCCAACGATTTACAAAAGAATTTGTAGATGAGGCTACTACATTTACACTAACCTTTTTTGCCGAAGATTACAAAAAGAAGGCGCTGACTTACCTGGGTAAGGTGTCGGGCAGAGACGAAGATAAAATAGCGAAAGCGGGACTTACAATCTGTAAGGATGAAGAAGGTGTTCCTTATTTTGCTGAAGCTGAATCTGTCTTCTTTGTAAAGAAACTTTTTGTTCAGCCCATGGTGGCGGAATCTTTTCTGGATAAAGAGATCATTTCCCAATGGTATCCGGAGGGTGATTTCCATCATTTGTACATTGCTGAGGTTTGCAAAGTAATGATAAAAGAATAG
- a CDS encoding RNA polymerase sigma factor, translating to MKKTIHIELIRKLRKGSHEAFNACYDIYADRLYGFILVHTKSPSIAEDIVQETFLKLWSNKEKLTEEGDFKSMLFTIAGNLIIDAFRKQINKPEFEDYIKYFDNEIVADNSSEEIIYYDEFLEKLTLSKRLLTEGQRHIFELSRESGLSNKEIASKLGITEQTVKNHLSAALKTLRTELSKYNYLFTFII from the coding sequence ATGAAAAAAACGATCCATATAGAATTAATCCGTAAACTACGCAAAGGATCTCATGAGGCATTTAACGCATGCTACGACATCTACGCAGACAGACTTTACGGATTTATATTGGTGCATACAAAATCGCCCTCAATAGCGGAAGATATTGTGCAGGAAACTTTTCTGAAATTATGGAGTAATAAAGAAAAACTTACCGAAGAAGGAGATTTTAAATCCATGCTCTTCACAATCGCCGGTAATCTTATTATTGATGCTTTCAGAAAGCAAATAAATAAACCCGAATTCGAAGATTATATCAAATACTTCGATAATGAAATTGTTGCAGACAATTCATCAGAGGAGATTATCTATTATGATGAATTTCTTGAAAAATTAACTCTTTCAAAAAGGCTTCTCACAGAAGGGCAACGACATATTTTTGAACTTAGTAGGGAATCCGGACTTTCAAACAAAGAAATAGCATCAAAATTAGGCATCACCGAACAAACGGTAAAGAACCATTTGTCGGCAGCCCTTAAAACACTTCGAACAGAACTGTCTAAATACAATTATCTGTTTACATTTATTATTTAA
- a CDS encoding alpha amylase family protein — translation MKLLFIFCLFLSISCNGAEVEKTVVPPIPEKTTEKPKYLWFDAEANFERFSNQDSIRYYLDKTKMTGFNHIVVDVRPVYGDVLYKKTSFMTELTKMSGFSRTLSWDYLQFFIDEAKKRDLKVTVSTTIFPAGRPDTKEGMVYRDASWAGKTSIQHTSKGILKEMDDPSKVAAFLNPALPEVQEFALKFIRELVANYDFDGYALDYCRYLSIDSDFSDESRKLFEAYIGERVTNFPDDIFYWKDGQRHFGKYAKKWFEFRSKVIHDFVKKAKEEIKMHKPAVQLEYWAASWYGALYAQGQNWASKKYDPSVEYPSWASSDYKKTGFAEHLDAFIIGTYLEKVYGMEDAESIEYGLARGKRLLKGDCKMYGSIYALNYKNIEDAAYICLMQSDGLMVFDIVQVIQFDLWDELKRTIDKSGY, via the coding sequence ATGAAATTATTATTTATCTTTTGTTTGTTTCTGAGTATTTCCTGTAATGGAGCGGAGGTTGAAAAAACAGTTGTACCTCCGATTCCTGAAAAAACAACGGAAAAACCCAAATATCTGTGGTTTGATGCGGAAGCCAATTTTGAGCGTTTTTCAAACCAGGATTCGATTCGTTATTACCTGGATAAAACCAAAATGACAGGTTTTAATCATATTGTGGTGGATGTACGTCCTGTATATGGGGATGTATTATATAAAAAGACCTCTTTTATGACGGAGCTGACTAAGATGAGTGGCTTTTCTCGTACGCTTTCGTGGGATTATTTGCAGTTCTTTATTGACGAAGCGAAGAAGCGGGACCTGAAGGTGACGGTTTCTACTACTATTTTCCCTGCCGGCCGACCGGACACTAAGGAGGGGATGGTTTACCGTGATGCCTCATGGGCCGGCAAAACATCTATCCAGCATACGTCTAAAGGAATACTGAAAGAAATGGATGACCCATCTAAAGTGGCTGCGTTCCTGAATCCGGCATTGCCTGAAGTGCAGGAGTTTGCTTTGAAATTTATCCGCGAACTGGTTGCGAATTACGACTTTGATGGATACGCACTGGACTATTGCCGTTATCTGAGTATCGATTCAGATTTTTCAGATGAGTCGCGCAAATTGTTTGAAGCTTATATAGGAGAAAGAGTGACTAACTTTCCCGATGATATTTTTTATTGGAAAGATGGTCAGCGTCATTTTGGAAAGTACGCTAAAAAGTGGTTCGAGTTCCGGTCAAAGGTTATTCATGATTTCGTAAAGAAGGCAAAAGAAGAGATCAAGATGCATAAACCGGCTGTTCAGCTTGAATACTGGGCTGCTTCGTGGTATGGTGCATTGTATGCGCAGGGGCAGAATTGGGCAAGCAAGAAGTATGATCCGTCTGTGGAATATCCTTCGTGGGCCTCATCAGACTATAAAAAGACTGGATTCGCAGAGCATTTGGATGCATTTATTATAGGGACTTATCTGGAAAAGGTATATGGCATGGAAGATGCTGAGTCAATTGAATATGGCTTAGCAAGAGGTAAAAGGTTACTTAAGGGAGATTGTAAGATGTATGGGAGTATTTATGCTTTAAATTATAAAAATATAGAAGATGCTGCATATATCTGCCTTATGCAGTCTGATGGTTTGATGGTTTTTGATATTGTTCAAGTGATTCAGTTCGATTTATGGGATGAGCTGAAAAGAACTATTGACAAGTCTGGCTATTAA
- a CDS encoding DUF5018 domain-containing protein — translation MKFNKNIGYNLLLALLILCSSCAEDEVAFSNTDYLFNAIQIQKFDYAQRVGVGKIYQGKYSADKDSIYFDVTYFPDEKAPTYQDWVIQGSVFKGAKVVPGLSGVKDLTDPVSVTVYAPDGVTKREVVIVTKIYEIPYGELEKGFGRYNKLWTKSAADLGGWVTNAQTSLVVVGDELIVNNDTKDFLVYDKRTGLKKDKTVPVPAGNKSHIFALAVDKNDVLHAVSFINANTTDIFKIYRWSSGLDKEPEVFFQVSGTDIQTTKNTGMGRSLSICGDTYGDAQLMVALDGYGGAESRIVRIPVVNGVPTQMPDVFEAPNVSWTWRGKGIAASPTGKTPYFALSLGSPQGLVYYDNAGEHKFVTNAANSNFLNKVAVSGACYFEFNHARYLAASSCSWPGDLRMLIFSVDDPTLISSNKSENAERYSILNPFCENWEIKSNGNTNGTGDITVQIQRDGKTALVYMLDTNTGIMAYELTNVGSSSK, via the coding sequence ATGAAATTTAATAAAAATATTGGATACAATTTGTTACTTGCCTTACTAATACTCTGTAGTTCCTGCGCTGAAGACGAGGTCGCCTTTAGTAATACGGATTATTTGTTCAATGCAATTCAAATTCAAAAGTTTGATTACGCCCAAAGAGTGGGTGTGGGAAAGATTTACCAGGGTAAGTACTCTGCAGATAAAGACTCTATCTATTTTGATGTGACTTATTTCCCTGACGAGAAGGCTCCCACTTATCAGGATTGGGTTATACAGGGCTCTGTTTTTAAAGGGGCCAAAGTTGTACCGGGACTTTCTGGCGTGAAGGATTTGACAGATCCGGTAAGTGTTACAGTCTATGCTCCTGACGGGGTAACGAAGCGGGAGGTTGTAATCGTTACTAAGATATATGAGATCCCTTACGGTGAACTGGAAAAGGGCTTTGGCAGATATAATAAGTTGTGGACTAAATCTGCAGCCGACTTGGGGGGATGGGTAACTAATGCGCAGACTTCGCTTGTGGTTGTTGGTGACGAACTTATTGTAAACAATGATACGAAAGATTTTTTGGTGTATGACAAACGTACGGGTTTGAAAAAGGACAAAACAGTGCCTGTACCTGCTGGTAACAAGTCGCATATTTTTGCACTGGCTGTTGATAAGAATGACGTCTTGCATGCCGTGTCCTTTATTAATGCCAACACAACGGATATCTTTAAAATTTACAGATGGTCTTCTGGATTAGACAAAGAGCCGGAAGTATTTTTTCAGGTTTCCGGAACGGATATTCAAACGACCAAAAATACGGGAATGGGTCGTTCTTTATCTATTTGCGGAGACACATACGGTGATGCTCAGCTAATGGTAGCTTTGGATGGATATGGAGGTGCGGAAAGTAGAATTGTACGGATACCGGTGGTTAATGGTGTACCTACGCAAATGCCGGATGTGTTTGAGGCTCCTAATGTAAGCTGGACGTGGAGAGGAAAAGGTATTGCTGCTTCGCCTACGGGTAAAACTCCTTATTTTGCTTTAAGTCTGGGTAGTCCGCAAGGCCTGGTTTATTATGATAATGCGGGTGAGCATAAATTTGTTACAAATGCAGCTAATTCTAATTTCCTTAATAAAGTGGCTGTTTCTGGTGCCTGTTATTTTGAATTTAACCATGCGAGGTATCTTGCAGCATCTTCGTGTAGCTGGCCGGGAGATCTCCGTATGTTGATATTTAGTGTGGATGATCCGACATTGATTTCTTCTAATAAAAGTGAAAATGCGGAAAGATATAGTATTCTTAACCCGTTTTGTGAAAACTGGGAGATTAAAAGTAATGGCAATACAAATGGTACTGGCGATATTACAGTACAGATTCAGAGGGATGGTAAAACTGCGTTGGTATATATGCTTGATACGAATACGGGTATTATGGCGTATGAATTAACGAATGTGGGTTCTTCAAGTAAATAA